The following proteins are co-located in the Methylomonas sp. 11b genome:
- a CDS encoding ATP-grasp domain-containing protein has translation MESCLVPKCLLVIAKSARMLVQMCIDSGCEVVSIDCFADSDTRQMAKQTYQVASLAWDDVRGAVAAVRKIYGLTELLFGSGLETYPETLSSLEKDWRIIGNSAATFQRAQDKRDFFARLDSLSIPHPPVVFTKPEDGFDWLLKPWRGEGGLGIRLCNNDEFADGYWQRYIEGRSMSVLFAAKRDGAELIGFNEQWTVKSDGGQSFLFQGIVSHAQVSISIQTDIADWLDKLVNAYRLRGLNSMDFILRDGTCYVLEINARISASAQLYGKSLLLTHLQACQNSRDNSVALSAEPSAYQIVYAQKNVVIPQRLEWPAWAVDRPNPGAIVATGEPICSIIASGKNSGQVLDNLHRQQRILANLLETGL, from the coding sequence ATGGAATCTTGTTTAGTACCTAAGTGTTTGTTAGTAATTGCCAAATCGGCGCGGATGTTGGTGCAAATGTGCATCGATTCCGGATGCGAAGTGGTGTCTATTGATTGCTTTGCCGATAGCGATACTCGGCAAATGGCAAAGCAGACATATCAGGTGGCTTCACTGGCCTGGGATGATGTTAGGGGTGCAGTGGCAGCGGTTCGGAAGATTTACGGCTTAACCGAATTGTTATTCGGCAGTGGTTTGGAAACTTACCCGGAAACCTTGAGCAGTCTGGAAAAGGATTGGCGGATTATTGGGAATTCTGCAGCCACTTTTCAACGGGCCCAGGACAAGCGTGATTTTTTTGCCAGACTCGATTCGTTGTCAATTCCGCATCCGCCGGTGGTGTTTACGAAGCCTGAGGATGGTTTTGACTGGTTGTTAAAGCCTTGGCGCGGCGAGGGCGGCTTGGGGATTAGACTCTGTAATAATGACGAGTTTGCCGACGGCTATTGGCAGCGCTATATCGAAGGCCGTTCGATGTCCGTGTTGTTTGCAGCGAAGCGTGATGGGGCTGAGCTAATCGGTTTTAACGAGCAATGGACTGTAAAGTCGGATGGCGGGCAATCGTTTCTGTTTCAGGGGATTGTCAGCCATGCCCAGGTTTCCATATCTATTCAGACTGATATTGCCGACTGGTTGGATAAGCTTGTTAATGCCTATCGATTGCGCGGTTTAAACAGCATGGATTTTATCCTACGTGACGGCACATGTTACGTGTTGGAAATCAACGCGCGGATTTCCGCTAGCGCCCAGCTTTACGGTAAATCACTGCTATTGACACATCTACAGGCTTGTCAAAACAGTCGGGACAATAGTGTCGCATTATCGGCGGAGCCGAGTGCTTATCAGATTGTTTATGCGCAAAAAAACGTGGTGATTCCCCAGCGACTGGAGTGGCCGGCATGGGCAGTAGATAGGCCGAATCCCGGCGCAATTGTTGCCACAGGCGAGCCGATATGCAGTATTATTGCCAGCGGAAAAAACTCGGGGCAGGTGCTGGATAATCTGCATCGCCAACAACGCATCCTTGCAAATCTTTTGGAAACAGGTCTTTAA
- the mch gene encoding methenyltetrahydromethanopterin cyclohydrolase, producing the protein MQYQASVNKFSQPLVQQLLDNADKLRLGIEKLENGCTIIDAGIKVPGGLEAGRIITEICMGGLGTATISQSPYTTHWPLTINVHASNPVLSCLGSQYAGWSLSHGKYYALGSGPARAMATKVKDGAVEPVEELYKELEYRDSAEQTALVIENDALPPVEIVEKVAAACGVSPANLTIIVTPTSSLAGGVQVVGRVLEVAMHKAHALHFPLENIVDGSGSAPICPPHPNFVKAMGRTNDAILFAGQVHLFVKGSDEAAEKLAKELPSSTSKDYGKPFAEIFKAYEYDFFKVDAMLFSPASVIVTAVESGKSFRAGKLDNALLDLSFGA; encoded by the coding sequence ATGCAATACCAGGCAAGCGTCAATAAATTTTCCCAGCCCTTGGTTCAACAACTGCTGGATAACGCAGATAAATTACGGTTGGGTATCGAAAAGCTGGAAAACGGCTGCACCATTATCGACGCCGGTATCAAAGTGCCGGGCGGTTTGGAAGCCGGACGGATTATCACCGAAATCTGCATGGGCGGTTTGGGTACCGCGACGATCTCGCAAAGCCCGTACACCACCCACTGGCCGCTGACCATTAACGTACATGCGAGCAACCCGGTGCTGTCTTGCCTGGGTAGTCAATATGCGGGTTGGAGTTTGTCGCATGGCAAATATTATGCTCTGGGTTCAGGTCCGGCGCGGGCGATGGCCACCAAAGTCAAGGATGGTGCGGTCGAGCCGGTGGAAGAGCTTTATAAGGAATTGGAATACCGCGATAGCGCGGAACAAACCGCTTTAGTCATCGAAAACGATGCGTTACCACCGGTGGAAATCGTCGAGAAAGTCGCGGCGGCTTGTGGCGTATCGCCAGCCAATCTGACCATCATCGTTACGCCAACCAGCAGTCTGGCTGGCGGCGTACAAGTAGTCGGCCGGGTGTTGGAAGTGGCAATGCACAAAGCCCATGCATTGCATTTCCCGTTGGAAAACATCGTCGACGGTTCCGGCAGTGCGCCGATTTGTCCTCCGCATCCTAACTTTGTTAAAGCGATGGGGCGTACCAATGACGCGATTTTGTTTGCCGGCCAAGTGCATTTGTTCGTGAAAGGCAGTGATGAAGCGGCGGAAAAATTGGCTAAGGAATTGCCAAGTTCGACATCAAAAGATTACGGCAAGCCGTTTGCTGAAATTTTCAAAGCCTACGAATATGATTTCTTCAAAGTGGATGCGATGTTGTTCAGCCCTGCCAGCGTTATCGTCACCGCGGTCGAATCCGGCAAAAGTTTCCGCGCCGGTAAATTGGACAATGCCTTGCTTGACCTTTCGTTCGGGGCTTAA
- a CDS encoding ATP-grasp domain-containing protein, whose product MRRIAIITDDPGWHGKQLCLAFAERGYAADYVSLTACKLQLTVADLPILMPGFEQELPSAVFVRGVPGGSLEEVVFYLDVLHALKILGVPVYNDAGAIERSVDKGMTSFLLQHVGLATAQTWVLRDRDAALVIAEQQLREGYYLISKPLFGSQGEGIRRIEKSTDLLWLTSSRGIYYLQRFVECAGDGYSDVRVFVINGRAVAAMRRRGISWLNNVARGASCECIELEPDLAELAIAAVAALKMDYAGVDVIQDVEGDYRVIEVNSVPAWKGLQSVCDINIAECLVADLIDRYCVQDQVC is encoded by the coding sequence TTGCGCCGAATTGCAATAATTACCGATGATCCCGGTTGGCATGGCAAGCAGTTGTGCTTGGCTTTTGCCGAGCGCGGTTATGCCGCCGACTATGTATCGCTGACTGCCTGCAAATTGCAGTTAACGGTCGCCGATTTACCCATTTTAATGCCGGGTTTTGAGCAAGAATTGCCGTCGGCGGTATTCGTGCGCGGCGTGCCCGGCGGTTCACTGGAAGAGGTGGTGTTTTATTTGGATGTCTTGCACGCCTTAAAGATACTGGGGGTGCCGGTATATAACGATGCCGGCGCGATCGAGCGTAGCGTCGATAAGGGTATGACCAGTTTTTTATTGCAACACGTTGGCTTGGCAACCGCACAGACCTGGGTGTTGCGGGATCGTGACGCAGCATTGGTAATTGCTGAGCAACAGTTACGTGAAGGCTATTATCTAATCAGTAAGCCCTTATTCGGTTCGCAAGGCGAGGGCATTCGGCGTATCGAAAAATCCACCGATTTGTTGTGGTTGACCAGCAGTCGCGGTATTTATTATTTGCAGCGCTTTGTCGAATGCGCGGGCGACGGTTATTCCGATGTTCGGGTGTTCGTGATTAACGGCAGGGCGGTCGCTGCGATGCGTCGGCGCGGAATTTCCTGGCTGAATAATGTAGCCAGAGGCGCGTCTTGCGAATGTATTGAACTGGAACCCGATTTGGCAGAACTGGCGATTGCTGCAGTCGCCGCGTTAAAAATGGATTACGCCGGTGTGGACGTGATCCAGGATGTCGAAGGTGATTATCGGGTGATTGAAGTAAACAGCGTGCCGGCCTGGAAAGGCTTGCAAAGCGTTTGCGATATTAATATCGCCGAATGCCTGGTGGCCGATTTAATTGATCGTTATTGTGTACAGGACCAAGTATGCTGA
- a CDS encoding triphosphoribosyl-dephospho-CoA synthase — protein sequence MLSRQQLMDVYLQACEIELQAFKPGNVSVYSAADDMTVEDFRVSARVSSEPITNPEYGLGEKIYYAVKATREAVACNTNLGIILLCAPLLQVAAKLASGENLRDGLRQLLENTSRGDADWVFKAVTLAAPAGLGDSAQHDVQKPADVTLTEAMAFAADRDRIALQYATIFKDVFDFGVLRYNRAFVLSGDCAWAALAVFAAMLAQYPDSHIERKYGERYSEWIKAEMQKLDRAMQTACEPEELLPVLYDLDKAFKAQRINPGTTADITVATVLVVLLEQLIGEGTGGL from the coding sequence ATGCTGAGTCGGCAGCAATTGATGGACGTTTACCTGCAAGCCTGTGAAATCGAGCTGCAAGCGTTCAAGCCAGGCAATGTCAGCGTTTATAGTGCCGCAGACGATATGACGGTCGAAGATTTCCGCGTCAGTGCTCGCGTCAGTAGCGAGCCGATCACCAATCCGGAATACGGCTTGGGCGAAAAAATTTATTACGCCGTCAAGGCAACCCGAGAAGCAGTGGCGTGCAATACCAATTTGGGCATTATTCTGTTGTGTGCACCCTTGTTGCAAGTCGCTGCTAAGCTGGCATCCGGCGAGAACTTGCGCGATGGTTTACGGCAATTATTGGAAAATACCAGCCGCGGGGATGCCGATTGGGTCTTTAAAGCTGTCACCTTGGCCGCTCCGGCCGGCTTGGGCGATTCCGCGCAACACGATGTTCAGAAACCCGCCGATGTGACGCTGACGGAAGCCATGGCATTCGCCGCCGACAGGGATAGAATCGCGCTGCAATACGCAACTATTTTTAAAGACGTTTTTGATTTCGGCGTTTTACGATATAATCGTGCTTTCGTTTTGTCTGGCGATTGTGCTTGGGCGGCGTTAGCGGTTTTTGCCGCAATGTTGGCTCAATATCCCGATAGTCATATTGAGCGGAAGTATGGAGAGCGGTATTCAGAGTGGATCAAGGCTGAGATGCAAAAGCTCGATAGAGCAATGCAAACAGCTTGTGAGCCTGAAGAGCTTTTGCCAGTATTGTATGATCTGGACAAAGCTTTTAAGGCACAAAGGATCAATCCGGGTACAACAGCTGACATAACTGTAGCGACAGTACTGGTGGTGCTTCTGGAACAACTTATCGGTGAAGGAACCGGTGGGTTATAG
- the fae gene encoding formaldehyde-activating enzyme — MAKINNLRVGESLVGEGNEIAHIDLIIGPRGSAAETAFANALTNNKDGFSTLLAVVAPNLLVKPATILFNKVTIKGAKQAVQMFGPAQRAVAMAVADSVEDGTIPADEADDLFISVGVFIHWLAEDDAKIEEFNYKATKEAIARAVAGTPTAKEVVAAKSGAKHPFAANNV, encoded by the coding sequence ATGGCAAAAATCAATAACTTGCGCGTTGGCGAATCTTTGGTTGGTGAAGGCAACGAAATTGCTCACATCGATTTGATCATCGGCCCACGCGGCTCAGCAGCTGAAACTGCTTTCGCAAACGCTTTGACAAACAACAAAGACGGTTTTTCAACTCTGTTGGCTGTTGTTGCTCCTAACCTGTTGGTTAAACCAGCAACCATCCTGTTCAACAAAGTAACCATCAAAGGTGCAAAACAAGCCGTTCAAATGTTTGGACCAGCTCAACGCGCTGTTGCTATGGCGGTTGCTGATTCCGTTGAAGACGGCACTATTCCTGCTGATGAAGCTGACGATTTGTTCATTTCTGTAGGTGTTTTCATCCACTGGTTGGCTGAAGACGATGCAAAAATCGAAGAATTCAACTACAAAGCTACCAAAGAAGCAATCGCTCGCGCTGTTGCCGGCACTCCAACTGCTAAAGAAGTAGTTGCTGCTAAATCTGGTGCAAAACACCCATTTGCTGCTAACAACGTTTAA
- a CDS encoding HisA/HisF-related TIM barrel protein codes for MQIIPVIDLKDGLVVHAAGGDRSRYQPVHHTSSLCDSSVITEVVTHFLKLHPFQTFYIADLDAIGSNGNHNNAIDVLLSQYPNKEFWLDNGSSPQTVSMATQPSKCKPVIGTESQILPVSLKNTDLILSLDFKHNQALGHPSWLESPELWPDNVVVMTLDLVGSNKGPDFAKLSRLCKDHPDKHFVAAGGVRDVTDLMRLETIGIAAVLLASALHNGSIDAVALEKFRQKNTPASRGIFDSL; via the coding sequence ATGCAGATTATTCCAGTCATTGATTTGAAAGACGGCCTGGTGGTCCATGCCGCAGGAGGCGACCGCAGTCGTTATCAACCCGTACATCACACTTCCTCACTATGCGATAGCAGCGTGATAACCGAGGTCGTGACCCATTTTTTAAAGCTGCATCCATTTCAAACGTTTTATATTGCAGACCTAGATGCTATTGGCAGCAACGGCAATCACAACAATGCCATCGACGTCTTGCTTAGCCAATATCCAAACAAGGAGTTTTGGCTGGATAACGGCAGCAGCCCCCAAACCGTATCTATGGCCACTCAACCCAGCAAGTGCAAACCGGTCATCGGTACCGAATCGCAAATACTGCCAGTTTCTTTAAAAAACACCGATCTCATCCTGTCGCTGGATTTTAAACATAACCAGGCTTTAGGTCATCCGAGTTGGCTTGAAAGTCCTGAACTGTGGCCGGACAACGTTGTGGTGATGACCTTGGATTTGGTAGGCAGCAATAAGGGCCCGGACTTTGCAAAACTCAGCCGGCTTTGCAAGGATCATCCCGATAAACATTTTGTCGCCGCTGGTGGGGTCCGGGACGTTACAGATCTCATGCGACTAGAAACTATCGGCATTGCCGCTGTGCTATTGGCCAGCGCCCTGCATAACGGCAGTATCGACGCCGTCGCACTGGAAAAATTTAGGCAAAAAAATACCCCGGCAAGCCGGGGTATCTTCGACAGCCTTTGA
- a CDS encoding ATP-grasp domain-containing protein translates to MKILVFEYITGGGLVGQALPASLATEGAMMLQALIAELKCLENIQLCIPLDERCARPDMLTQVEIVRVNANGDIFALLRDLLYETDLFWPIAPETDGVLQSLAELAIAANVEVLLSNPATLAICADKFATYQVLVKRAIPMVETRLLGQGMDGPDDNVVVKIADGVGCMDSFVIKAEQLATAVAGLSEPQHYVLQPYTNGQAASLSCLFKHGQAWLICYNHQEIVLEQGRFSLQGCLVNMQTDKLDFYHKLIKQIAEAMPGLWGYVGIDVIENAELGPLVLEINPRLTSSFAGIQQATGINVAEQVLRLRHADPVLQACRNETVQISIN, encoded by the coding sequence TTGAAAATTCTAGTATTTGAATATATTACCGGCGGCGGTTTGGTCGGACAGGCATTGCCTGCTTCGTTGGCGACGGAAGGCGCGATGATGTTACAGGCTTTAATCGCCGAACTGAAGTGTCTGGAAAATATTCAGCTATGCATACCGCTTGACGAACGTTGTGCCAGACCGGATATGCTGACGCAAGTGGAAATTGTAAGAGTAAATGCCAATGGCGACATCTTTGCGCTGCTGCGGGATTTACTTTATGAAACCGATTTGTTTTGGCCAATCGCGCCGGAAACTGACGGTGTTTTGCAAAGCTTAGCCGAGCTTGCTATTGCCGCGAACGTCGAGGTTTTATTATCCAACCCAGCGACGCTGGCAATCTGTGCCGATAAATTTGCGACCTACCAAGTGCTGGTAAAACGGGCAATTCCGATGGTGGAAACTCGTTTACTTGGTCAGGGGATGGATGGCCCAGACGATAATGTCGTAGTGAAAATCGCCGACGGCGTTGGTTGCATGGATAGTTTTGTAATTAAAGCCGAGCAGTTGGCAACCGCCGTTGCCGGATTGAGTGAGCCGCAACATTACGTTTTACAACCCTATACCAACGGTCAGGCCGCCAGTTTGTCTTGTTTGTTCAAGCATGGTCAAGCCTGGCTTATCTGCTACAACCACCAGGAAATCGTTTTGGAGCAAGGCAGATTCAGTTTGCAAGGCTGTTTAGTCAATATGCAAACCGATAAGCTGGATTTTTATCATAAGCTGATAAAGCAAATCGCCGAAGCCATGCCTGGCTTGTGGGGCTATGTTGGTATTGATGTTATCGAGAACGCCGAATTAGGTCCATTAGTTTTGGAAATCAATCCGCGTTTGACCAGTTCCTTTGCCGGTATCCAGCAAGCGACCGGCATCAACGTCGCCGAACAGGTTTTGCGCCTGCGGCATGCCGACCCGGTGTTGCAGGCCTGTCGAAATGAAACGGTTCAAATCAGTATCAATTAA
- a CDS encoding hydantoinase/oxoprolinase family protein, which yields MNKQIAGWDIGGAHVKLALLDESGHVQAVAQQACPLWKGVDFLHGTLADLAGQFDLQACQHAVTMTGELVDCFTSREQGVNAIVQAVCEHFNAERVSVFAGLRGFLPAAQIQSADCMDIASANWLASLLLVAKRLPNALFVDIGSTTTDILLVENHQLKVQGFTDYQRLVCGELVYTGIVRTAVMAIAQEAEFNGQQMGLMAEYFATMADVYRLTGDLNEAHDQSDTADGAEKSVSASARRLSRLTGYEFSESDHALWAAFAEQLKAKQHHKISQACVRQLQKAKSRSAIQFVGAGVGRFLARDIARDLGVEYLDFNDLLSSTPKTNGIDAADCAPAAAVAYLAGRFG from the coding sequence ATGAACAAACAGATTGCAGGTTGGGACATTGGCGGTGCGCACGTCAAATTGGCGTTGCTCGATGAGTCCGGGCATGTCCAGGCAGTTGCTCAGCAGGCTTGTCCGCTATGGAAGGGCGTGGATTTCTTGCATGGTACCTTGGCCGATTTAGCCGGCCAATTCGATTTGCAAGCTTGCCAGCATGCCGTGACGATGACCGGCGAGCTAGTGGATTGTTTTACCAGTCGCGAGCAGGGGGTCAATGCTATCGTTCAGGCAGTTTGCGAGCATTTCAACGCCGAGAGGGTATCTGTATTTGCCGGCTTGCGCGGCTTTTTGCCGGCAGCGCAAATTCAGTCGGCCGATTGCATGGACATCGCCTCCGCTAACTGGTTAGCCAGCTTGTTACTGGTGGCAAAGCGCCTGCCAAATGCCTTATTTGTGGATATAGGCAGTACCACTACCGATATTTTGCTGGTCGAAAATCATCAGCTCAAAGTCCAAGGCTTTACCGACTATCAGCGCTTGGTCTGCGGCGAGCTAGTGTATACCGGCATTGTCCGCACGGCGGTAATGGCAATTGCGCAAGAAGCGGAATTCAACGGTCAACAAATGGGCTTGATGGCCGAGTATTTTGCGACAATGGCCGATGTGTATCGCTTGACCGGCGATTTAAACGAAGCTCACGATCAGAGCGATACCGCCGATGGCGCGGAAAAGTCGGTTTCGGCCAGCGCCCGGCGCTTGTCGCGACTGACCGGTTACGAGTTCAGTGAGAGCGATCACGCACTCTGGGCGGCATTTGCCGAGCAGCTTAAAGCCAAGCAACATCACAAAATTAGTCAGGCGTGTGTCAGGCAGTTGCAAAAGGCAAAATCGCGCTCGGCAATCCAATTTGTCGGTGCTGGCGTCGGCCGATTTTTGGCGCGGGACATTGCTCGAGATTTGGGAGTTGAGTATCTGGACTTTAACGATTTGCTGTCATCAACCCCTAAAACCAATGGTATTGATGCTGCCGACTGCGCGCCGGCCGCCGCCGTGGCTTATCTTGCCGGCCGGTTTGGTTAA
- the pabB gene encoding aminodeoxychorismate synthase component I has translation MPLAKPIKQSLPYFQDSATLFAPLAQQPWAVFLDSTQPHSKQDRFDIIAYAPIATLQTRGNITLIERDGVISESAEDPFELLKQQLGVPLASVDGLPFNGGAIGYFAYDLARRIERLPAMAADAEQLPEMAVGIYRWAVIVDHQRRQSWLVSIDLPESEQQRLIAEFSAISKPADTAEFKVLHAPVANMDKDAYTTAFRRIKHYLKEGDCYQINLTQRFESPCQGDPWQAYQVLRQINAAPFSAYLNFPDVQVLSSSPERFLKVTDGAVETKPIKGTRPRRSDWEEDQAQIEDLVSSTKDRAENVMIVDLLRNDLGKSCKKGSVWVPSLFSVESYTTVHHLVSTVTGQLAAGQHAIDLLRSCFPGGSITGAPKIRAMEIIEELEPHRRGIYCGAIGYIGFDGNMDTNIAIRTLVHNHGTIRFWAGGGIVNDSVLDEEYQECFDKAAALLQLLKQFSA, from the coding sequence ATGCCTTTAGCAAAACCCATCAAACAATCGCTGCCTTATTTTCAAGACAGTGCAACATTATTTGCCCCGCTGGCGCAGCAGCCTTGGGCAGTATTTCTGGATAGCACCCAGCCGCATAGCAAGCAGGATAGGTTCGACATCATCGCCTACGCCCCAATCGCAACCCTGCAAACGCGTGGCAATATTACCCTTATCGAGCGCGATGGCGTGATTAGCGAAAGCGCGGAGGATCCTTTCGAGTTATTGAAACAGCAATTAGGTGTGCCGTTGGCCAGTGTGGACGGTTTGCCGTTCAACGGTGGGGCCATCGGTTATTTTGCTTACGATCTTGCCAGACGCATAGAGCGACTGCCGGCTATGGCCGCCGACGCCGAACAACTGCCGGAAATGGCGGTGGGCATTTACCGCTGGGCGGTGATTGTCGATCATCAGCGTCGGCAAAGCTGGTTGGTCAGTATCGATTTACCGGAAAGCGAGCAGCAAAGACTAATCGCCGAATTCAGCGCGATTTCTAAACCGGCTGACACTGCGGAATTTAAAGTGCTGCACGCGCCGGTTGCCAATATGGACAAAGATGCTTACACCACGGCTTTTCGGCGTATCAAACATTATTTGAAAGAGGGCGATTGTTATCAGATTAATTTGACCCAGCGCTTCGAAAGCCCTTGTCAGGGCGACCCCTGGCAAGCTTATCAAGTATTGCGGCAGATCAACGCCGCACCTTTTAGTGCCTATCTCAATTTCCCGGATGTGCAGGTTTTAAGTTCTTCGCCGGAACGCTTTTTAAAAGTTACCGACGGCGCGGTGGAAACCAAACCCATCAAAGGTACCAGGCCGCGTCGAAGCGACTGGGAAGAAGATCAGGCGCAGATCGAAGACTTAGTATCCAGCACCAAAGACCGGGCTGAGAATGTGATGATCGTCGATCTGTTGCGCAACGATTTGGGCAAAAGCTGCAAGAAGGGTTCGGTATGGGTGCCTAGTCTGTTCTCGGTAGAAAGCTATACCACCGTACATCATTTGGTAAGCACCGTCACGGGCCAGCTTGCCGCCGGTCAACATGCCATCGATTTATTGCGCAGCTGTTTCCCGGGTGGCTCGATTACCGGCGCGCCGAAGATCCGCGCGATGGAGATCATCGAGGAGTTGGAACCGCATCGGCGCGGCATCTATTGCGGTGCAATTGGTTATATAGGCTTTGACGGCAATATGGATACCAATATCGCGATTCGTACTCTGGTCCACAATCACGGCACGATACGTTTTTGGGCGGGTGGTGGCATTGTCAACGACTCGGTGCTGGACGAAGAATATCAGGAATGCTTCGACAAGGCCGCCGCCTTATTGCAGTTGCTCAAACAATTCAGCGCATGA
- a CDS encoding amino acid kinase family protein, with protein MTCVIKLGGSLLETAALPACLAAIANRAGPIVIVPGGGPFAEQVRIAQSQWRFDDIAAHRMAILAMQQMALLIQSLMPEFVIVADAESIRCASQLKPVLIWSPQVEQLDQAGIAASWDITSDSLAAWLAGYINADELIIVKSAAIPEQASLLGLQQQGILDAAFPRFTAQAHYKIKVINKDRFLSHHD; from the coding sequence ATGACTTGTGTGATCAAGCTGGGCGGCAGCTTACTGGAAACAGCAGCCTTGCCCGCTTGTTTGGCAGCAATCGCAAATCGCGCCGGCCCAATTGTTATTGTGCCCGGCGGCGGACCGTTTGCTGAACAAGTGCGTATCGCGCAAAGTCAATGGCGTTTCGACGATATCGCCGCACACCGGATGGCAATTCTGGCGATGCAGCAAATGGCCTTGTTGATCCAGAGCCTAATGCCCGAGTTTGTAATCGTCGCCGATGCGGAAAGTATACGTTGTGCGTCGCAACTCAAACCGGTGCTGATCTGGTCTCCGCAAGTCGAGCAATTAGATCAAGCCGGGATTGCCGCTAGTTGGGATATAACGTCCGATAGTTTGGCGGCCTGGTTGGCTGGCTATATCAACGCCGATGAGCTAATTATCGTTAAATCGGCGGCGATTCCGGAGCAAGCGAGTTTGCTGGGCTTACAGCAACAAGGCATACTCGACGCTGCTTTTCCACGCTTCACCGCCCAGGCACACTACAAAATCAAAGTGATTAATAAAGACCGTTTCCTGTCCCACCATGATTAA
- a CDS encoding DUF2959 domain-containing protein, with product MINFIKAILNKRLRKAYYQSRESLLGHQKRDIVVMQVGQACESLKDSRDQFVDALDKFKSIVNVQDSSMEQRYQQLKRRYDLCKGKADQVSQRIQAVEEISEALFNEWEAELALYSNRALKARSQQQLKKSRQQYARLLKALQTAENRMHPVLAAFQDQVLFLKHNLNAHAIAALRHEFMEIGVDISRLIEVMEKTISEASQFVAVLVEQKQLPAPVRR from the coding sequence ATGATTAATTTTATCAAAGCCATTCTGAACAAACGTTTGCGCAAGGCTTACTACCAAAGCCGCGAGTCCTTGTTGGGTCATCAAAAGCGCGACATCGTAGTGATGCAGGTTGGGCAGGCTTGCGAGAGCTTGAAGGACAGCCGGGATCAATTCGTCGATGCACTGGATAAATTTAAAAGCATCGTCAATGTGCAGGATAGTTCGATGGAACAACGCTATCAGCAGCTTAAGCGCCGCTACGATCTATGCAAGGGTAAGGCCGATCAAGTCAGTCAAAGGATTCAGGCAGTGGAAGAGATTAGCGAGGCTCTGTTCAACGAATGGGAAGCCGAGCTGGCTTTATATAGCAACCGGGCCTTGAAGGCGCGCAGCCAGCAGCAGTTGAAAAAATCTCGGCAACAATACGCTCGGTTGTTAAAAGCCTTGCAAACTGCGGAAAACCGCATGCATCCGGTATTGGCGGCGTTTCAGGATCAGGTGCTGTTTTTAAAACACAACCTGAACGCCCATGCCATCGCTGCACTGCGGCACGAGTTCATGGAAATTGGTGTGGATATTTCGAGATTGATCGAGGTGATGGAGAAAACCATCAGCGAGGCCAGCCAGTTTGTTGCGGTTCTGGTGGAACAGAAACAACTGCCGGCCCCGGTGCGCAGATAA
- a CDS encoding DUF6694 family lipoprotein, which produces MKKASTVLVFLTCALLAGCNKSNQINGSSLKTVNRSISQIKEKLPLDQRIEFEVSFWTLRDEIRNNKEFLDAIDGKTPEQLVESGKELFAKRKAAGSKDYEKYDNWDQMISQYSQERIDQNRKKTPDQRDKNPPARVDYKMHSM; this is translated from the coding sequence ATGAAAAAAGCGTCAACTGTTTTGGTTTTTTTAACCTGTGCACTTTTGGCTGGTTGCAATAAAAGCAATCAAATCAACGGCAGCAGTTTAAAAACGGTCAATCGATCAATCAGTCAAATCAAGGAAAAATTGCCGCTAGACCAACGCATCGAGTTTGAAGTGTCTTTCTGGACCTTACGCGATGAAATCCGCAATAACAAGGAGTTTTTGGACGCTATCGATGGCAAGACACCGGAACAATTGGTGGAATCTGGCAAAGAGTTATTTGCCAAACGTAAAGCTGCCGGCAGCAAAGACTACGAAAAGTACGACAACTGGGACCAAATGATTTCCCAATACTCGCAAGAACGTATCGATCAAAACCGCAAGAAAACCCCTGACCAACGTGACAAAAACCCACCGGCACGGGTCGATTACAAAATGCACTCCATGTAA